From a region of the Paenibacillus sp. R14(2021) genome:
- a CDS encoding stalk domain-containing protein, which yields MKFRKLLILSLVLSLWGGTMLFADGASQRIRVIVNGSELDDAGIFTDGKTYLSVRQVASTLQALVNWDDNAKKVTIYKPNVHMFLFQDTTIFGNVWKGDRISFKVFAQIDNLLTAISAVKVTITDPSGVEQTIQSKNVTVDKDNFWYRTDDFNYSFSTAGKYTIRFYLKAAGSDDWQGVSEKTITAAAKS from the coding sequence ATGAAGTTCAGAAAGCTTCTCATTTTGTCGCTGGTCCTGTCATTGTGGGGCGGAACGATGCTGTTTGCAGATGGTGCGTCTCAGCGGATTCGAGTCATCGTTAATGGCAGCGAGTTAGATGATGCGGGAATCTTTACGGACGGCAAAACGTATTTATCGGTCCGTCAGGTGGCGAGCACGCTGCAGGCACTCGTCAATTGGGATGACAACGCAAAGAAAGTGACGATTTACAAACCGAATGTGCATATGTTCTTGTTCCAGGACACGACGATCTTCGGAAATGTCTGGAAGGGCGATAGAATCAGCTTCAAAGTGTTCGCCCAAATTGATAATCTTTTGACCGCGATCTCGGCCGTGAAAGTAACGATTACCGATCCTAGCGGCGTCGAACAGACGATTCAATCCAAGAATGTTACCGTCGATAAAGATAATTTCTGGTACCGTACGGACGATTTCAACTATTCGTTTAGCACTGCAGGCAAATACACGATTCGCTTCTACTTGAAAGCGGCTGGCAGCGACGATTGGCAGGGCGTATCGGAGAAGACCATTACGGCAGCAGCTAAATCATAA
- a CDS encoding DUF1292 domain-containing protein codes for MSDHVHDENCNHDHDHEEHVFLVADEEGIEREMVMVFTFESEEQVYSVLLDRNDPEADGIIFRIEEEDGEAFLVGIEDDAEWERVTAIYEEIAKSESEGQA; via the coding sequence ATGAGCGATCACGTACATGACGAGAATTGCAATCACGATCATGACCACGAAGAACACGTTTTCCTTGTCGCGGATGAGGAAGGTATCGAGCGTGAAATGGTTATGGTATTTACGTTTGAATCCGAAGAGCAAGTTTATTCCGTGCTGCTGGACCGTAACGATCCTGAAGCTGACGGTATAATTTTCCGTATTGAAGAAGAAGACGGTGAAGCTTTCCTGGTCGGTATTGAAGACGATGCAGAGTGGGAACGCGTAACGGCGATCTACGAAGAAATCGCGAAGAGCGAGAGCGAAGGTCAAGCATAA
- a CDS encoding DUF1885 family protein, producing the protein MSQSAYIKFVQGSTVDALSLAEVKERLVRYQEQTALTGQQLDWNYTEAAFPYTVETKPGEENRWFYLKGTHPQYNYILFGVGSETVGERSVSHVQVVLPDSSTHGDKSKANELCKYFAKHLQAELTMFNGRTIYYNPRK; encoded by the coding sequence ATGAGTCAAAGCGCTTACATAAAATTCGTGCAAGGTTCAACCGTAGATGCACTCAGCCTCGCAGAGGTGAAGGAACGGCTCGTCCGTTACCAGGAACAAACGGCTCTGACCGGGCAGCAATTGGACTGGAATTATACGGAGGCTGCCTTTCCCTATACCGTGGAAACGAAGCCGGGCGAAGAAAACCGCTGGTTCTACCTTAAAGGAACGCATCCACAGTACAATTACATTCTGTTTGGGGTAGGCTCGGAGACCGTTGGAGAACGAAGCGTATCGCATGTTCAGGTCGTACTGCCCGACTCCTCTACTCACGGGGACAAATCAAAGGCGAATGAATTATGCAAGTACTTCGCTAAGCATCTTCAAGCCGAATTAACGATGTTTAACGGACGAACCATTTACTATAATCCGCGCAAATAA
- a CDS encoding aminotransferase class I/II-fold pyridoxal phosphate-dependent enzyme produces MDHTRTPLFTALREHAAKDPVQFHIPGHKKGVGSDSEFREFIGDNALSIDLINIAPLDDLHQPTGVIEEAQKLAADAFGADYTFFSVQGTSGAIMTMILSVCSPGDKIIVPRNIHKSIMSAIIFAGARPIFISPARDANLGIDHGITTRSVQRALDRHHDAKAVLVINPTYYGACADLKEIVDLVHSYDIPVLVDEAHGVLIHFHEKLPMSAMQAGADMAATSVHKLGGSMTQSSVLNVRSERINQKRVQTIISMLTTTSTSYILLASLDTSRRNLAINGHDIAERAIKLAQHAREEINNMPGLYCIGEEILGTEATYDYDQTKLTIHVRHLGITGYETENWLREHYNIEVELSDMYNILALVTPGDTEESLGKLLTALRDLAEQHHINEANELVVKIPEIPHLSLTPRDAFYADTEVVPFKESAGRIIAEFIYVYPPGIPILLPGEVISQTNIDYIIDHVEVGLPVKGPEDRSIQFVKVIVEEEAIS; encoded by the coding sequence ATGGATCATACCCGGACCCCGCTCTTCACCGCTCTGCGTGAACATGCGGCCAAAGACCCTGTACAATTCCACATTCCCGGACATAAAAAGGGAGTAGGCAGCGACTCTGAATTTCGTGAATTTATCGGTGACAACGCGTTGTCCATCGACTTAATAAATATCGCGCCTTTGGACGATTTGCACCAACCGACAGGCGTTATCGAAGAGGCCCAAAAATTGGCAGCCGATGCTTTCGGAGCTGATTATACCTTTTTTTCGGTACAAGGGACAAGCGGCGCCATCATGACCATGATTCTGAGCGTATGCTCACCCGGCGACAAAATCATCGTACCTCGCAACATTCACAAGTCGATCATGTCCGCGATCATTTTCGCTGGTGCACGTCCGATCTTCATCTCTCCGGCTCGCGATGCGAACCTCGGGATCGATCACGGCATTACGACGCGCTCCGTGCAGCGCGCGCTTGACCGGCATCATGACGCTAAGGCGGTACTCGTTATTAACCCGACTTATTACGGCGCATGCGCGGACCTCAAAGAAATCGTCGATTTGGTCCACAGCTACGACATTCCCGTTCTCGTGGACGAGGCGCATGGCGTTCTCATCCATTTCCATGAGAAGCTTCCGATGTCCGCCATGCAGGCGGGAGCCGATATGGCGGCAACGAGCGTCCATAAATTAGGCGGATCCATGACGCAAAGCTCTGTCCTGAACGTACGCAGCGAGCGCATTAATCAGAAGCGCGTCCAAACGATCATCAGTATGCTGACGACGACGTCTACCTCGTATATTTTGCTGGCATCGCTGGATACTTCACGCCGCAATCTGGCCATCAACGGCCATGACATCGCAGAGCGCGCAATTAAGCTGGCTCAGCATGCAAGAGAGGAAATCAATAACATGCCCGGCCTCTACTGCATCGGCGAAGAAATTCTAGGTACGGAAGCCACCTACGATTACGATCAGACCAAGCTGACCATCCATGTACGCCATCTAGGCATCACGGGGTATGAGACGGAAAACTGGCTTCGCGAGCATTACAACATCGAGGTCGAGCTGAGCGACATGTACAATATTTTGGCGCTCGTTACCCCTGGCGACACGGAAGAATCGCTTGGCAAATTGCTGACTGCGCTTCGCGATCTGGCCGAGCAGCATCACATCAACGAAGCTAACGAGCTCGTCGTCAAAATTCCGGAGATTCCGCATCTGTCACTTACGCCGCGCGATGCCTTCTACGCCGATACGGAAGTCGTGCCGTTCAAAGAATCCGCCGGCCGCATCATTGCGGAATTCATCTATGTCTATCCACCGGGTATTCCCATTCTGCTGCCGGGCGAAGTCATCTCGCAGACGAACATCGATTACATTATCGACCATGTTGAGGTGGGACTGCCGGTCAAAGGCCCCGAGGATCGCAGCATTCAATTCGTTAAGGTCATCGTGGAAGAAGAAGCAATCTCGTAG
- a CDS encoding MFS transporter, protein MEITKSWGGKKVLSSPFVVQLLIMMYLVEFVKGALLVSILPVYMREELHLSAFAVGWALALQYIGDNAFRSPLGWIIDRIGYRYVMLFGVLFTSAAVLIVSLTNGLGWIVVACLLLGIGTSPLWPCVINGSTTVAGNEASGTIMSVVYMAWLTGVGCGPIVINFFIVHTYTPAFRILIGMMLIVVILAFFLPGKKQSLALENREDPAVTAVKHNLERLAWRVRVRRYFAKVGASLHASKLLYPAMFTQNFALGLLTPVLTQYARTVLHLTPQQYSMYLVAGGAVTVLGLIPVGKWVDRFGTKWFLHVGFITAAISLATLGYSRSLPLVLIIVAFVGIGYACIIPAWNALIAQAIPKEERGAVWGFFLTIEGLGMVFGSIISGKLWDVLGPHSPFLVSGAVLLLLFVLHLFITRHKADVVT, encoded by the coding sequence ATGGAAATTACAAAAAGCTGGGGCGGCAAAAAAGTGCTGTCGTCGCCGTTCGTCGTGCAGCTGCTCATCATGATGTACCTCGTAGAATTCGTGAAAGGCGCGCTCCTCGTCTCCATACTACCGGTTTATATGAGAGAAGAGCTTCATCTCTCTGCTTTCGCAGTAGGCTGGGCGCTCGCCTTGCAGTATATTGGCGATAACGCATTTCGCTCGCCGCTTGGCTGGATCATTGACCGAATCGGATACCGCTACGTCATGCTGTTCGGTGTCTTGTTCACGAGTGCGGCGGTACTGATCGTCAGCTTAACGAATGGACTCGGCTGGATTGTGGTGGCATGCTTGCTGCTCGGCATCGGAACTTCTCCGCTGTGGCCCTGCGTCATTAACGGGTCAACGACGGTTGCGGGCAACGAAGCCAGCGGCACGATTATGAGCGTCGTCTATATGGCATGGCTGACTGGGGTCGGCTGCGGTCCTATCGTGATCAATTTCTTTATCGTACATACGTATACGCCGGCCTTCCGCATTCTGATCGGGATGATGCTGATCGTTGTCATTCTCGCATTTTTCCTGCCGGGGAAGAAGCAGTCTCTGGCGCTCGAGAATCGGGAAGACCCAGCCGTCACGGCAGTTAAGCATAACCTCGAACGATTGGCATGGCGCGTTCGCGTTCGCCGCTATTTCGCCAAAGTCGGCGCTTCGCTCCATGCGAGCAAGCTGCTGTATCCGGCGATGTTCACGCAGAATTTTGCGCTCGGACTGCTCACGCCGGTATTAACCCAATATGCGCGGACCGTGCTCCATCTGACGCCGCAGCAGTACAGCATGTATTTGGTCGCCGGCGGAGCCGTTACCGTACTTGGCTTGATCCCCGTCGGTAAATGGGTAGACCGCTTCGGCACCAAATGGTTTCTGCATGTCGGCTTCATTACTGCCGCAATTTCACTCGCGACGCTTGGCTATTCGAGATCGCTGCCGCTAGTCCTTATTATTGTAGCCTTTGTCGGAATCGGTTACGCCTGCATCATACCGGCATGGAATGCGCTAATCGCACAGGCGATTCCCAAGGAGGAGCGGGGAGCGGTATGGGGCTTCTTCCTGACCATTGAAGGCTTGGGTATGGTGTTCGGCAGTATCATTTCCGGCAAGCTGTGGGATGTGCTGGGGCCGCATTCGCCGTTTCTCGTCAGCGGTGCCGTACTGCTGCTCTTGTTTGTTCTTCATTTGTTCATAACAAGACATAAAGCAGATGTGGTAACATGA
- a CDS encoding MFS transporter, with the protein MNKDKRLGIVMIMLMTTFIGFGIIIPVLPELIKEASPDKVEFHTGFMLSVYSLVAFLISPMWGGLSDRIGRRPVILIGVLGFAASFLLFGIADGSLPIMYASRVLGGLFSGAVTSVIVAYVADITPPEQRTKGMGLVGMSIGLGFTIGPGFGGLLSLVSQNTPFFAAAALSLVTFFIAVTKLPESLTPDMRQSTHERKPSRWSAFTGSVKYLYMLALIVSLSLSGLEATLQLFGMKRFDVTPLQVGFMFLICGLVGALIQGGIVRKRIRKGQEPAYMAAGLIISAVGFLLLVTAHSLLSATIYLAVFGIGNALIRPCVTSLITQNTTVGQGVASGLSSSMDSLGRIIGPLLGAFLYSLNLTLPYVSGGLLSLAALVLLLRFKMLDRSKDAVKPTASAS; encoded by the coding sequence ATGAACAAAGACAAACGACTTGGCATCGTCATGATTATGCTGATGACGACATTTATCGGATTCGGGATTATTATTCCGGTTTTGCCGGAGCTTATTAAAGAAGCTAGTCCGGACAAAGTAGAGTTCCATACCGGGTTTATGCTCTCTGTCTACTCTCTTGTAGCATTTCTAATTTCACCGATGTGGGGCGGACTATCGGATCGAATCGGACGCCGTCCCGTTATCCTAATAGGCGTGCTGGGCTTCGCGGCCAGCTTCCTGCTGTTCGGTATTGCGGACGGCAGCCTGCCGATCATGTACGCATCGCGGGTGCTGGGCGGACTGTTCTCGGGCGCCGTGACCTCCGTCATTGTCGCATACGTTGCGGATATTACGCCGCCGGAGCAGCGAACTAAAGGCATGGGCCTTGTCGGCATGTCGATCGGACTTGGGTTTACGATCGGTCCGGGCTTCGGGGGATTGCTCAGTCTGGTATCGCAAAACACGCCGTTCTTCGCCGCTGCGGCATTATCGCTCGTCACGTTCTTTATCGCCGTAACGAAGCTGCCGGAGTCGCTGACCCCGGATATGCGCCAAAGCACGCATGAACGCAAGCCTTCCAGATGGTCTGCGTTTACGGGATCGGTTAAATATTTGTATATGCTCGCGTTGATCGTTTCGCTGTCCTTGTCAGGTCTTGAAGCAACGCTTCAGCTGTTCGGCATGAAGCGTTTTGACGTGACGCCGCTGCAGGTTGGTTTCATGTTCTTGATTTGCGGACTTGTCGGTGCTCTCATTCAAGGCGGAATCGTGCGCAAACGCATCCGTAAAGGACAAGAGCCCGCTTATATGGCAGCAGGCTTGATCATTTCGGCAGTCGGCTTCCTGCTCTTGGTCACGGCGCATTCGCTGCTGTCGGCTACCATCTATCTAGCCGTCTTCGGGATCGGCAATGCGCTGATCCGTCCATGCGTCACTTCGCTCATTACGCAGAATACAACGGTGGGACAAGGCGTCGCGTCAGGCCTTAGCTCGTCGATGGACAGCCTGGGCCGCATTATTGGACCGCTGCTCGGCGCATTCCTGTATTCACTGAACCTTACATTGCCTTACGTTTCCGGCGGGCTGCTTTCGCTTGCAGCACTTGTGCTGCTGCTTCGATTTAAGATGCTCGATCGCAGCAAGGATGCTGTTAAACCAACGGCTTCTGCTTCATAG
- a CDS encoding TetR/AcrR family transcriptional regulator — protein MSNTMEEWMEELLKSDAANDKMTEKQTRILQSAIEVFAEKGYAASSTSEIAQRAGVAEGTIFRHYKTKKDLLFSIVAPAMTKLIAPFVLRGFSKVLDTEYDSYEDVLRAMIENRIDFLKKHRNVLKILLQEIPFHPEMQERFQKDVLGKVLERLQRIVSKFQAKGQMVEIPSYTVVRLSISAIMGYIAVRTVYGEQENAVWDDDREREETIAFVLRGLGLK, from the coding sequence ATGAGCAACACGATGGAAGAATGGATGGAAGAGCTGTTGAAGAGCGATGCCGCGAACGACAAAATGACCGAGAAGCAGACGAGAATTCTACAGTCTGCCATCGAAGTGTTCGCAGAGAAAGGATACGCCGCCTCATCGACAAGTGAAATCGCGCAGCGCGCGGGCGTTGCGGAGGGAACGATTTTCCGGCATTACAAAACAAAGAAAGATCTGCTGTTTTCCATAGTGGCACCGGCAATGACCAAGCTGATTGCCCCGTTCGTGCTGCGCGGGTTCAGCAAAGTACTCGACACGGAATACGACAGCTACGAGGACGTGCTGCGCGCCATGATCGAGAACCGGATCGATTTCTTGAAGAAGCACCGCAATGTGCTTAAAATTCTGCTGCAGGAAATTCCGTTCCACCCGGAGATGCAGGAGCGCTTCCAGAAGGATGTACTTGGAAAGGTGCTGGAACGGCTGCAGCGTATCGTCTCCAAATTTCAAGCCAAGGGGCAGATGGTGGAGATCCCTTCCTATACCGTCGTGCGGCTCAGCATCTCTGCGATTATGGGCTACATTGCTGTGCGCACGGTATACGGCGAACAAGAGAATGCCGTCTGGGACGATGACCGGGAACGCGAGGAGACGATTGCTTTCGTGCTGCGGGGTCTTGGATTGAAATGA
- a CDS encoding ABC transporter permease, protein MRIRALAIRIIRQFVRDKRTLALLFLAPLLILGLMKLVFNGNPVQPDIGVVQAPAAIVERLDKTEAVVTAYPDSISAEQALKDRDLDAVLSFAGGKPSIELEGSDPSVNKLVLLLLQRTMSAESSGIQPEIAYLHGTEDMAAFDSFGPVLIGFFSFFFVFMLAGVSFLRERTSGTLERLLATPIRRAEVVLGYLSGFGLFTLLQAALIAWFSISVLGLYMDGSIWYVLLMNLLLSLTALTLGTLLSSFASNEFQIIQFIPLVVVPQVFFSGLFNLDTMAPWLQQLSRIMPLYYGADAMRGVMIRGEGWSSIQTDVYVLVGFSAVFALLNVLALKKHRAI, encoded by the coding sequence ATGAGAATCCGCGCACTCGCCATTCGCATTATCCGCCAGTTTGTCCGCGACAAACGGACGCTCGCCCTCTTGTTCCTCGCGCCGCTGCTTATTCTCGGTCTGATGAAGCTGGTATTCAACGGCAACCCCGTCCAGCCCGATATCGGCGTCGTTCAAGCGCCGGCCGCCATCGTGGAACGGTTGGACAAAACGGAAGCTGTCGTCACCGCCTACCCAGATTCGATTTCCGCCGAACAAGCACTGAAGGACAGAGACTTGGATGCGGTTCTATCATTTGCCGGCGGCAAGCCATCCATCGAGCTGGAAGGCAGCGATCCTTCCGTGAACAAGCTGGTTCTGCTGCTGCTGCAGCGCACGATGAGCGCGGAATCGTCCGGCATTCAGCCCGAAATCGCCTATTTGCACGGCACGGAAGATATGGCAGCCTTCGATTCCTTCGGTCCCGTCCTGATCGGCTTCTTCTCTTTCTTCTTTGTCTTCATGCTGGCCGGTGTCTCGTTCCTGAGAGAACGCACAAGCGGCACGCTGGAGCGGCTGCTCGCCACGCCCATTCGCAGAGCTGAGGTAGTGCTAGGGTATCTGTCCGGATTCGGCTTGTTCACCCTGCTGCAAGCCGCGCTCATTGCGTGGTTCTCCATCAGCGTGCTGGGACTCTATATGGATGGCTCCATCTGGTATGTGCTGCTGATGAACCTGCTGCTATCGCTTACGGCGCTGACCTTGGGTACGCTGCTCTCTTCCTTTGCCAGCAATGAATTTCAAATCATTCAATTCATCCCGCTCGTCGTTGTTCCGCAGGTCTTCTTCTCCGGCCTGTTCAATTTGGACACGATGGCGCCATGGCTGCAGCAGCTAAGCCGCATCATGCCGCTCTATTACGGCGCGGACGCCATGCGCGGCGTGATGATTCGAGGCGAGGGCTGGAGTAGTATCCAGACAGATGTATACGTTCTGGTCGGCTTCTCCGCCGTCTTCGCGCTGCTCAACGTCCTCGCCCTCAAAAAGCATCGCGCCATTTAA
- a CDS encoding ABC transporter ATP-binding protein, producing the protein MHSCSSSSSDAAPAVDVRGVTRCFGSRTVLEAITLKVERGELFGLLGPSGSGKTTLIKLITGIDKADQGSVFMLGEPMPKLAMLQRFGYMAQSDALYNELTAKENLMFFAALYGLKGVHMQQRIQFSMAVVDLEDHLNKAVSAYSGGMKRRLSLAISLLHEPELLVLDEPTVGIDPVLRKSIWQELGEMRRRGTTIILTTHVMDEADKCDRLGLIRGGKLTALGSPEAIKAESGSATIEEAFIALGGGAGA; encoded by the coding sequence ATGCATTCATGCTCTTCTTCTTCTTCCGATGCCGCTCCGGCGGTTGATGTACGCGGCGTAACCCGCTGTTTCGGGAGCCGCACCGTGCTCGAAGCCATTACACTGAAGGTGGAACGCGGCGAGCTGTTCGGTCTGCTTGGTCCCTCGGGCTCCGGCAAGACGACGCTAATCAAGCTGATTACCGGCATCGACAAGGCCGACCAAGGCTCGGTCTTCATGCTGGGCGAACCCATGCCAAAGCTGGCTATGCTGCAGCGGTTCGGGTACATGGCACAGTCCGACGCGCTGTACAACGAGCTTACGGCCAAGGAGAACCTGATGTTCTTCGCGGCCTTGTACGGCCTGAAGGGCGTGCATATGCAGCAGCGCATCCAATTTTCGATGGCCGTCGTCGATTTGGAAGATCATCTGAACAAAGCCGTCTCCGCCTACTCCGGCGGCATGAAAAGGCGGTTATCGCTCGCAATCTCGCTGCTGCATGAGCCGGAGCTGCTCGTGCTGGATGAGCCGACCGTCGGCATCGATCCCGTCCTGCGGAAATCGATCTGGCAGGAGCTCGGCGAGATGCGCAGACGCGGCACGACGATCATCCTGACAACGCATGTCATGGACGAAGCGGATAAATGCGACCGCCTTGGCCTGATCCGAGGCGGCAAGCTGACCGCGCTGGGTTCTCCGGAAGCGATCAAGGCAGAGAGCGGCAGCGCAACAATCGAGGAAGCGTTCATCGCACTCGGGGGAGGTGCCGGCGCATGA
- a CDS encoding GerAB/ArcD/ProY family transporter: MQYKITANQAALLLFVFMTSSSIINIPSPIISFAGNLAWISIMISACLGILTILPVIWMAKRHPGLSYMQYSRSIVGTPITIVLGLPFLFFQLHMGAAIVLDIAMFLKSSMMRNTPSYWFIFLTFMVVALSVRAGIDKVTGLFPILMGNVMFFVLLITLMSYKNYDIGNLLPLMPDGPKPLLHGIYFSYGFPFGEIILFTMIFPFIPSFGSRFTFKVIQAVLFTAISLALTTVVTIMVFGPLAGERKYSLFEVARTVDIIDVFQRIEALIGYSLVVASFMKTTIVLFTAHQTCAHLLGLKEDRMLIFPIALLMACVSISALMSGDAKWSYEVSTIHPLWGFICIVVPFIVVCAVDLIRGKKQPQASSS, encoded by the coding sequence TTGCAGTACAAGATTACCGCCAATCAGGCAGCGCTGCTCTTGTTCGTCTTTATGACGAGCTCTTCCATCATTAATATACCAAGCCCCATTATCAGCTTTGCAGGAAACTTAGCTTGGATCAGCATTATGATCTCTGCATGTCTCGGCATCCTGACGATACTTCCCGTCATCTGGATGGCCAAGCGGCATCCCGGGCTCAGCTACATGCAGTACAGCCGTTCAATTGTCGGCACGCCGATTACGATCGTGCTTGGTCTGCCCTTTCTCTTTTTCCAGCTCCATATGGGGGCCGCGATCGTCCTCGATATCGCCATGTTCCTGAAAAGCTCCATGATGCGCAATACACCGTCCTACTGGTTTATATTCCTCACCTTCATGGTGGTGGCGCTCTCTGTTCGCGCGGGCATCGACAAAGTAACCGGCTTGTTCCCGATTCTCATGGGCAACGTCATGTTCTTCGTGCTGCTCATCACACTCATGTCCTACAAAAACTACGATATCGGCAACCTGCTGCCGCTAATGCCGGACGGACCAAAACCTCTGCTTCACGGCATTTATTTCTCATACGGCTTCCCGTTCGGAGAAATCATTCTATTCACGATGATCTTCCCCTTCATTCCCTCGTTCGGAAGCAGGTTTACGTTCAAGGTCATACAAGCGGTCTTATTCACCGCGATTTCATTGGCCCTAACGACCGTTGTGACCATTATGGTATTCGGCCCTCTGGCGGGCGAACGCAAATATTCGCTCTTCGAGGTTGCACGCACCGTGGACATTATCGATGTCTTTCAGCGCATCGAGGCACTCATCGGCTATTCCCTGGTCGTCGCATCCTTCATGAAAACGACGATCGTGCTGTTCACCGCGCATCAAACCTGCGCCCATCTGCTGGGGCTAAAAGAAGACCGCATGCTGATCTTCCCGATTGCACTGCTAATGGCTTGCGTGTCCATATCGGCATTGATGAGCGGGGATGCCAAATGGTCTTACGAGGTCAGCACCATTCATCCTTTATGGGGCTTTATTTGTATCGTCGTCCCGTTCATCGTGGTGTGCGCGGTCGATTTAATTCGCGGCAAGAAGCAGCCTCAAGCCTCTTCTTCATAA